From Coffea arabica cultivar ET-39 chromosome 10e, Coffea Arabica ET-39 HiFi, whole genome shotgun sequence, one genomic window encodes:
- the LOC113711311 gene encoding putative late blight resistance protein homolog R1B-17 has protein sequence MQIAKSCCGLPLAVVIIAGILSTTEQDGWKEYAERLSTRILNASDQCKHMLELSYRHIPDYLKPCLLYFVAFLQGLEIPMQKLIWLWIAEGLVQQVEHKELEEVAEGYMNDLIGRSLVMVAKKTSIGGIKTCRVHDLIHEFLATKGRVENFLQLLHGYDGLYTFCESYNTRRLCIYSKQEYFEKSRLFCPQIRGLMFFPHGEVYPIQPCDSFFIFRICKLLKVLDLGEVVFGEHFPAEIEMLVELRYLAIGGKMQSIPSSIAKLYNLKIFLVKGFKVTIMLPDTIWNMTNLRHISVNWSMGKVSLVNGILENNSVLYNLSSISNILLYHGQSMEKILMKFPNIRKLKFHLFVSKDCVPYCSRIVKMDHLSRLESLSVTLMWAQKCRLQFHFPSSLRKLHLFFFSWNMISRIWELPNLEVLTLSSDSADKERTWEIPVEVEFPNLRILHLRSLGITRWTGSGDHFPRLQKLILQSCGMKEIPSCLGSTSSLEKIEVCGCSPSVERLVREIQEEQDTEDLQIDILTS, from the coding sequence ATGCAGATAGCAAAAAGCTGTTGTGGGCTACCTCTTGCAGTTGTCATCATAGCTGGAATTCTTTCAACTACAGAACAAGATGGTTGGAAAGAATATGCGGAAAGGCTAAGTACACGTATTCTTAACGCATCAGATCAATGCAAGCATATGTTAGAGTTGAGCTATAGGCACATACCAGATTACTTGAAGCCTTGCCTTCTTTACTTTGTAGCATTTCTACAAGGCCTAGAAATTCCAATGCAAAAGTTGATCTGGTTGTGGATCGCTGAAGGGCTCGTGCAACAAGTTGAGCACAAGGAACTAGAGGAGGTGGCAGAGGGCTACATGAATGATCTAATTGGCAGAAGCTTAGTCATGGTTGCTAAGAAAACATCTATTGGTGGGATTAAAACTTGTCGTGTACATGATTTGATACATGAGTTTTTGGCAACAAAAGGTAGAGTGGAGAATTTTTTGCAGTTGCTGCATGGCTATGATGGGCTTTATACTTTTTGCGAGTCATACAACACAAGAAGATTGTGCATATACTCTAAGCAAGAGTATTTTGAGAAGTCAAGGCTGTTTTGTCCCCAGATACGTGGTCTAATGTTCTTTCCTCATGGTGAAGTGTACCCAATACAACCCTGTGATAGCTTCTTCATTTTTAGAATCTGCAAACTGCTAAAAGTGTTGGATTTGGGAGAAGTTGTCTTTGGTGAACATTTTCCCGCTGAAATAGAGATGCTTGTTGAGTTAAGGTACTTGGCCATCGGAGGCAAGATGCAATCCATCCCGTCATCAATAGCCAAGCTCtacaatttgaaaatttttcttgtgAAAGGATTTAAAGTTACTATTATGTTGCCAGACACTATCTGGAATATGACGAATTTGAGGCATATAAGCGTGAATTGGAGTATGGGTAAAGTTAGTCTGGTGAATGGCATTCTTGAAAACAACTCTGTCCTATATAACTTGAGCAGTATTTCCAATATATTGCTTTATCATGGGCAGAGCATGGAAAAGATACTAATGAAGTTCCCAAACATCCGCAAGCTAAaattccatctctttgtctcaAAGGATTGTGTTCCATATTGCAGTAGGATAGTGAAAATGGACCATCTGAGTCGACTAGAATCACTCAGTGTTACTCTTATGTGGGCTCAAAAATGTCGTCTTCAGTTTCACTTTCCATCGAGTCTCAGAAAGTtgcatctctttttcttttcgtgGAATATGATTTCCAGAATTTGGGAACTACCCAATCTTGAGGTTCTGACATTATCGTCGGACAGCGCTGATAAGGAGAGAACATGGGAGATACCAGTTGAAGTTGAATTTCCCAACCTCAGAATATTACATTTGCGTAGCTTGGGTATCACCAGGTGGACAGGATCAGGTGATCATTTTCCACGTCTTCAGAAATTAATATTGCAGAGCTGTGGGATGAAAGAAATCCCTTCTTGTTTAGGGTCTACTTCATCTCTTGAAAAGATTGAAGTTTGCGGGTGTTCACCCTCGGTTGAAAGGTTAGTACGGGAGATTCAGGAAGAACAAGATACTGAAGACCTGCAGATTGATATCCTCACCTCCTAG
- the LOC140015120 gene encoding uncharacterized protein yields MNKLGEKFHFKQYNSSMYYTAANGLAEAFNKTFCNLLKKIVDKSKRDWHLRIREALWAYRTTFRTPTQATPYALVYGVEAILPLECQIPSLRIAIQERLSEENNVRFRLEELEALDEKRLEAQQRIE; encoded by the coding sequence ATGAATAAGCTTGGCgaaaagtttcatttcaaacaatACAATTCGTCCATGTACTACACTGCCGCAAATGGACTTGCTGAAGCATTCAACAAGACCTTTTGTAATCTGTTGAAGAAAATTGTGGATAAATCGAAAAGGGATTGGCATCTTCGAATTAGAGAAGCACTTTGGGCATACCGAACTACTTTTCGAACTCCCACACAAGCAACCCCGTACGCCCTCGTTTACGGTGTTGAAGCTATTCTTCCACTTGAGTGTCAAATACCTTCGCTAAGAATCGCAATTCAAGAAAGGCTCAGTGAAGAAAATAATGTTCGTTTTCGCCTTGAGGAATTAGAAGCACTTGACGAAAAGAGATTGGAAGCTCAGCAACGGATTGAGTGA
- the LOC113711310 gene encoding F-box protein At4g22390-like yields the protein MGSRIEGSRNHLSLKDWRVNYGGAFVNGKHHWAAKSRRKRGLYPANKIVSFDLVDETYGDIELPENYTVMTGSMKWSIRVLGEGYLALLWHHVQEHVNLWIMTDYGVGQSWTKMLMIPYPEDDLKCQFSRSAICAMQPVFLSINGKLLLKLGSRLVLYNLEDDSYEDCTISYNSPHVGDDLRVDIYDESLVLPDANDGQIS from the exons ATGGGTTCG AGGATTGAGGGTTCCAGGAATCACCTTTCCCTAAAAGATTGGCGTGTTAATTATGGGGGCGCTTTTGTGAATGGGAAGCATCATTGGGCTGCAAAGTCTCGCCGTAAAAGAGGCCTCTATCCTGCGaataaaattgttagttttgATTTGGTTGATGAGACTTACGGAGATATAGAACTGCCAGAAAATTATACGGTGATGACGGGTTCTATGAAATGGAGTATACGAGTTTTAGGGGAAGGGTATCTGGCTTTGCTTTGGCACCATGTTCAGGAACATGTGAACTTATGGATTATGACAGACTATGGAGTTGGACAATCTTGGACTAAAATGTTGATGATTCCTTATCCTGAAGATGATCTTAAATGTCAATTTTCGCGATCTGCCATTTGTGCAATGCAACCTGTGTTCTTATCAATTAATGGTAAGTTATTGCTGAAACTGGGGTCCAGATTAGTCCTTTACAATCTTGAAGATGATTCATACGAGGATTGTACTATTAGCTATAATTCACCACATGTTGGTGATGATCTTCGGGTGGACATCTATGATGAAAGTTTAGTTTTGCCTGATGCCAATGATGGACAAATTAGCTGA
- the LOC113711313 gene encoding putative late blight resistance protein homolog R1B-13, giving the protein MTYLTYCSIASVLDNLEKLFGRLTKFEDLYADFAEIYDEELKVVMIVKLELKLVRTFLLCARKWSFDGWKHGSLEAFLSSLERELIVLNNYEAFYALTEDDLPYEYDMIEDLEVLSKFRAILRTFEVEFSELYMSLLDFVLLSNSSMVDDVLLEFIDSLLENLGDVLGPKEPLKEKLNFLKDLILFVTWEGVEHSLWKDLLARFQFVAVQAAHLSYMCWFDSYDEVFIEIQFLISELLQMIRPVNPEFSKTCARVLRAAKLTGLLHSLDFETDMGIVGNFADSLLDMLWEVLNCGTSFAVAKRDQMQMLNDGLRFLRAILKMQQEKFNLLHQKMKDLVGASVNDAGILIYSLFTKRIEGDLLKDLGLAFLDFLEKIKLIKIVTSTFDSPGTNGLGFIKFLLDNLTELARLDLVAHSRDQIQIVQKDFVILGSVFEKIDEQRNKNEKLTALWSHAIEVANKVMLLISSFDLSPLSFDSISEELLQIKTQAKEIDDMYGSEAKKVAKTSNYGSLQARIPRLNHVVVGFDDETKRIINQVKYGSQKLDVVSIVGMAGLGKTTLAKRVYNNRSIRNNFHIWAWCNVSQVYRKKDLLLEILGCIYPENSKQYSEMEADDLTLKLYQSLKLNKYFIVLDDVWDIKAWHGLKESFPDDSNKSRILITSRLYEVASQVKQHVNLTIYATSLMMRAGSCYRRCSFPMNPVLLQ; this is encoded by the coding sequence AtgacttatttgacttattGTTCTATTGCTTCAGTCTTGGACAACCTCGAGAAATTGTTCGGTAGATTAACGAAATTTGAGGACTTATATGCAGACTTTGCGGAGATTTATGATGAGGAGCTGAAAGTTGTGATGATTGTGAAGCTGGAATTAAAACTTGTAAGAACTTTTCTTCTGTGTGCAAGAAAATGGAGCTTCGACGGGTGGAAGCATGGAAGCCTTGAAGCTTTCTTATCCAGCCTTGAACGTGAACTTATTGTTCTAAACAACTATGAGGCCTTCTACGCTCTAACGGAGGATGATCTCCCCTACGAATATGATATGATCGAGGACCTCGAGGTATTGTCTAAATTTCGGGCCATCTTAAGAACTTTTGAGGTAGAATTCAGCGAATTGTACATGAGCTTGTTGGATTTTGTATTGCTATCGAATTCTTCTATGGTGGATGATGTACTTCTGGAATTCATTGACTCCCTGCTAGAGAATCTGGGGGATGTTTTAGGACCCAAGGAACCCCTCAAAGAGAAGTTAAACTTCCTGAAGGATTTGATCCTCTTTGTAACATGGGAAGGTGTTGAGCATAGTCTGTGGAAAGATCTGTTGGCCCGCTTCCAATTTGTGGCTGTCCAGGCAGCCCATCTGTCTTACATGTGTTGGTTTGACAGCTATGATGAAGTGTTTATTGAAATTCaatttctgatttctgaacTACTACAGATGATCAGGCCTGTTAATCCTGAATTTAGCAAGACTTGTGCCCGGGTCTTAAGAGCTGCAAAATTAACAGGATTATTGCACAGTCTGGATTTTGAGACAGATATGGGTATAGTTGGGAACTTTGCTGATTCCCTGCTGGATATGCTGTGGGAGGTTCTAAACTGTGGTACCAGCTTTGCGGTTGCAAAGCGAGACCAGATGCAAATGCTCAATGATGGACTCAGATTCTTGAGAGCCATTCTCAAAATGCAGCAGGAAAAGTTCAATCTGCTACACCAAAAaatgaaggatcttgtaggagCTAGTGTCAATGATGCAGGAATCCTGATTTATTCGCTTTTCACAAAGAGAATAGAAGGAGATCTACTGAAGGATCTGGGTCttgcatttcttgattttctcgAGAAGATTAAGCTTATCAAGATAGTAACATCAACATTTGACTCCCCAGGGACCAATGGGCTTGGCTTTATAAAGTTTCTTCTAGACAATCTGACTGAGCTGGCAAGGCTTGATTTAGTTGCCCATTCAAGGGATCAAATTCAGATAGTTCAGAAAGATTTTGTAATCTTGGGATCTGTTTTTGAGAAGATTGATGAGCAGCGCAACAAGAATGAAAAGCTCACAGCTCTCTGGAGTCATGCTATTGAGGTGGCAAACAAGGTAATGCTTTTAATTAGCTCTTTTGATCTTTCTCCTTTGTCCTTTGATAGCATCTCAGAAGAACTATTGCAAATTAAAACTCAAGCCAAAGAGATTGATGACATGTATGGCTCTGAAGCCAAGAAAGTTGCCAAGACTTCTAATTATGGCTCATTACAAGCAAGAATCCCAAGACTAAATCATGTTGTGGTAGGTTTCGATGATGAGACAAAAAGAATAATTAATCAAGTCAAATATGGGTCGCAGAAATTGGACGTTGTATCCATTGTCGGCATGGCCGGACTCGGCAAGACAACTTTAGCCAAACGTGTGTACAACAATCGTTCAATTAGAAACAATTTTCATATTTGGGCATGGTGCAATGTCTCTCAAGTATATCGCAAGAAAGATTTATTACTTGAGATTTTGGGTTGTATCTATCCTGAGAATTCTAAGCAATATTCTGAGATGGAAGCAGATGATTTGACGCTGAAGCTCTACCAATCCCTGAAGCTAAATAAGTACTTCATCGTCTTGGATGATGTATGGGACATAAAGGCATGGCATGGCTTGAAGGAATCATTCCCAGATGATTCAAATAAAAGTAGAATACTCATAACAAGCCGACTGTATGAAGTTGCTTCACAAGTTAAACAGCATGTGAACCTAACCATCTACGCCACTTCACTGATGATGAGAGCTGGGAGTTGCTACAGAAGATGCTCTTTCCCAATGAATCCTGTCCTCTTACAGTAG
- the LOC113711309 gene encoding uncharacterized protein — MYFDGAAHRDGAGVGVIFYTPESDILSYSFTLTRRCSNNVAEYQALILSLETAADMKQLHLRVYGDSKLVVNQLLGIYDVKKPKLIPYYKYARRLMGYLDNVTIEHIPRNFNQQADSLTRLASMITLSSHRNQISICQSWVIPPMFDEEDGDEEENAYHIFVHEIEKED, encoded by the coding sequence ATGTATTTTGATGGAGCCGCGCACCGTGACGGAGCTGGTGTAGGAGTTATCTTTTATACTCCTGAATCAGATATATTGTCATACTCTTTCACTTTAACACGTCGGTGTTCAAACAATGTGGCCGAATATCAGGCATTGATTCTCAGTCTGGAAACGGCCGCAGACATGAAGCAGTTGCATCTTAGGGTCTATGGTGATTCCAAATTAGTGGTAAATCAACTTCTGGGTatttatgatgtcaaaaagCCTAAATTGATCCCATATTATAAGTATGCAAGACGACTCATGGGATATTTAGATAACGTCACTATAGAGCATATCCCTAGGAATTTCAACCAACAAGCTGACTCTTTGACAAGGTTGGCGTCCATGATCACTCTATCTTCTCATCGAAATCAAATTTCAATATGTCAAAGTTGGGTCATACCTCCGATGTTTGATGAAGAAGATGGTGATGAGGAAGAAAATGcttatcatatttttgtccaTGAGATCGAAAAGGAGGATTGA